The Candidatus Dormiibacterota bacterium genome has a segment encoding these proteins:
- the ccsB gene encoding c-type cytochrome biogenesis protein CcsB: MHAMALDAVLMVLALSSYAVGALALVVYFFSREGWLRNFGATLAVTGCAAQFAQLGARYAETHIWPLLNLYGSLSLFSAMSVAIFIAFAFRYRLWFAGGFVLALAAIFLAYGVTWNEGVMPAVPSLQSYWAKIHVPLVVSSYAAFLVSFVFSILYLVKYYANRHYARRSTTFAAAAAGGGAALLTSFAVDTPAATLSPALRDTPALAAAAEHGDTVAEWFSTLPSLAQLDVLVYRAVAVGLPLLTLGVITGAAWAHEAWGAYWQWDPKETAALASWILYAAYMHLHTRHAWRGLRCSWWSVIGFASIIFCYLGVNIWISGLHSYKM; encoded by the coding sequence ATGCACGCGATGGCACTCGACGCCGTGCTCATGGTTCTCGCTCTGAGCTCCTACGCCGTTGGGGCGCTCGCTCTCGTCGTCTACTTCTTTTCGCGGGAAGGGTGGCTGCGCAACTTCGGTGCGACGCTTGCCGTGACCGGGTGCGCGGCGCAGTTCGCGCAGCTCGGGGCGCGCTACGCCGAGACGCACATCTGGCCGTTGCTCAACCTGTACGGATCGCTCTCGCTCTTCTCGGCGATGTCCGTCGCGATCTTCATCGCCTTCGCGTTTCGCTACCGGCTCTGGTTCGCGGGCGGCTTCGTTCTCGCGCTCGCTGCCATCTTTTTGGCGTACGGCGTCACGTGGAACGAGGGCGTGATGCCGGCCGTTCCCTCGCTGCAGTCGTACTGGGCGAAGATCCACGTGCCGCTCGTCGTCTCGTCCTATGCCGCCTTCCTCGTCTCGTTCGTCTTCTCGATCCTCTACCTCGTGAAGTACTACGCGAACCGGCACTACGCCCGGCGCAGCACCACCTTCGCGGCGGCGGCCGCTGGCGGCGGCGCGGCACTGTTGACGTCGTTCGCGGTCGATACTCCGGCAGCCACGCTCAGCCCGGCGCTGCGCGACACGCCCGCGCTCGCGGCCGCCGCCGAGCACGGGGATACCGTCGCGGAGTGGTTCAGTACGCTGCCGTCGCTCGCGCAGCTCGACGTGCTCGTCTATCGAGCGGTTGCGGTCGGCTTGCCGCTCTTGACGCTGGGCGTCATCACCGGCGCTGCCTGGGCGCACGAAGCGTGGGGCGCATACTGGCAGTGGGACCCGAAGGAGACGGCCGCGCTCGCCTCGTGGATCCTGTATGCGGCGTACATGCATCTGCACACCCGCCATGCGTGGCGAGGCCTGCGGTGCAGCTGGTGGAGCGTCATTGGCTTCGCCTCGATCATTTTCTGCTATCTCGGCGTGAACATCTGGATAAGCGGTCTGCACAGCTACAAGATGTAG
- a CDS encoding ubiquinol-cytochrome c reductase iron-sulfur subunit, which translates to MSTHSAQGAQEQPETPDEISRRSFMVKAVVTMSGVIGVGLAIPIIGGLIPEAGSGAGSWSPLTHAELSELEAATRKPVKLSFTMTTKDAYLPEQTLEDYVWGIKVDPARFRAARPDIFNGPGGKPDVPYDVANMTFVVFSPLCPHLGCRYAWDASANKFLCPCHGSVYNFDGAHLAGPAPRGLDPLPLREKSGIAQVMWIRYQSTTPDRIVISYQA; encoded by the coding sequence ATGTCGACTCATAGCGCGCAGGGCGCCCAAGAGCAGCCGGAGACGCCGGACGAGATTTCGCGGCGTTCCTTCATGGTCAAAGCCGTCGTCACCATGAGCGGTGTCATCGGCGTGGGTCTCGCGATTCCCATCATCGGCGGGCTAATCCCCGAAGCAGGCTCGGGGGCCGGCAGTTGGTCGCCGCTCACGCACGCCGAGTTGTCCGAGCTCGAAGCGGCGACGCGCAAGCCGGTGAAGCTGAGCTTCACGATGACGACGAAGGATGCATATCTTCCCGAGCAGACGCTCGAGGATTACGTCTGGGGCATCAAAGTCGACCCCGCGCGATTTCGGGCGGCTCGTCCCGACATCTTCAACGGGCCAGGCGGTAAGCCCGACGTGCCGTACGACGTCGCCAACATGACCTTCGTCGTCTTCAGCCCGCTCTGCCCGCACCTGGGCTGCCGCTACGCTTGGGATGCGAGCGCGAACAAGTTTCTCTGCCCGTGCCACGGCTCGGTCTACAACTTCGACGGCGCGCATCTCGCGGGGCCCGCTCCGCGCGGGCTCGACCCGTTGCCGCTCCGCGAAAAGAGCGGCATCGCGCAAGTTATGTGGATTCGATACCAGTCGACGACGCCCGACCGCATCGTCATCTCATATCAAGCGTAG
- a CDS encoding cytochrome b N-terminal domain-containing protein, producing the protein MLNWIEQRTGFLSMAKDFLTEDVPGGASYWYVFGSATLFAMIVQITTGIFLTFWYAPSAATAWESTRAIYLNPFEHFVLSVHYWGATAMIALVFLHLLQVAIFGAYKAPRELQWVVGVLLLLVTLALGLTGYLLPWDMNAYFASQVSLNITGTAPIAGPLIQSIAQGGGVMGTETINRFFGLHVWLMPALLLLLVGAHLAIFRHNGSAGPVTDDRRGLKVGRFWPDQLFMDTVVSFSVFLLILILAFVAPPFLDQKADPSSAAFQPYPAWYFLALFGMLNLFPPQLDTVATIYLPTLFLLVVLLVPWIDRSYTRSFGTRRGILAGVVLVVAVIVGLSIQSQLHIMALQAAGPPSLGEAQILAAPVAAATPGVASAAAASTGASGAATSASAVHGASVFSQNCASCHGAQGQGMPGVFPPLANNPFVTGDPSKVIDVVENGLHGAVAVAGKTYNGQMPAWKSQLSTQDVADVITYIRTKLGNNNASPVSATQVPK; encoded by the coding sequence ATGCTGAACTGGATCGAACAGCGCACCGGCTTCCTCTCGATGGCGAAGGACTTCCTCACCGAGGACGTCCCCGGCGGCGCGAGCTATTGGTACGTCTTCGGGAGCGCGACGCTCTTCGCGATGATCGTGCAGATAACGACGGGCATCTTCCTGACGTTTTGGTATGCGCCGTCTGCTGCAACTGCGTGGGAATCCACCCGCGCGATCTACCTGAATCCATTCGAGCATTTCGTCCTCTCAGTACACTATTGGGGCGCGACCGCGATGATCGCGCTTGTCTTCCTGCACTTGCTGCAAGTTGCCATCTTCGGCGCGTACAAAGCGCCGCGAGAGCTGCAGTGGGTCGTCGGCGTGCTTCTCCTGCTCGTGACGCTCGCGCTTGGTCTCACCGGCTATCTCTTGCCGTGGGATATGAACGCCTACTTTGCCTCGCAGGTCTCGCTGAACATCACGGGGACCGCGCCGATCGCCGGCCCCCTGATTCAGAGCATCGCACAGGGCGGCGGCGTGATGGGCACGGAGACGATCAACCGGTTCTTCGGCTTACACGTCTGGCTGATGCCCGCGCTGCTGCTGCTCCTCGTCGGCGCGCACTTAGCGATCTTCCGCCACAACGGCTCCGCGGGCCCCGTTACCGATGACCGCCGTGGCCTGAAAGTCGGGCGCTTCTGGCCCGATCAGCTGTTCATGGATACGGTCGTCTCGTTCTCCGTCTTTCTGTTGATCCTGATCCTCGCATTCGTCGCGCCGCCGTTTCTCGATCAGAAGGCCGATCCGTCGAGCGCCGCATTCCAACCGTATCCGGCGTGGTATTTTCTCGCACTCTTTGGAATGCTGAATCTCTTTCCACCGCAGCTCGACACCGTTGCGACGATCTACCTCCCGACGCTCTTCTTGCTCGTAGTTTTGCTCGTTCCGTGGATCGACCGTAGCTATACGCGCTCCTTCGGAACGCGCCGCGGTATCCTCGCGGGCGTCGTGCTCGTGGTCGCCGTCATAGTGGGCCTCTCGATACAGAGCCAGCTGCACATCATGGCACTGCAGGCTGCCGGACCGCCCTCGCTCGGCGAGGCGCAGATCCTTGCGGCACCCGTTGCGGCCGCTACGCCGGGGGTTGCGTCGGCCGCAGCCGCATCCACGGGCGCTTCCGGTGCGGCCACCTCCGCCTCCGCGGTGCACGGCGCGTCGGTCTTCTCGCAGAACTGTGCGAGCTGCCACGGAGCGCAAGGGCAGGGAATGCCCGGCGTCTTCCCCCCGCTTGCAAACAATCCGTTCGTCACCGGCGACCCGAGCAAAGTAATCGATGTCGTCGAGAACGGGCTGCACGGCGCGGTCGCCGTCGCCGGAAAGACGTACAACGGCCAAATGCCGGCGTGGAAGAGCCAGCTCTCCACGCAAGACGTTGCCGACGTGATCACCTACATTCGCACGAAGCTCGGCAATAACAATGCGTCGCCGGTCAGCGCGACGCAGGTCCCGAAATAG
- a CDS encoding glycosyltransferase family 39 protein, protein MEKPVRAAFIGAAVGALATLPGLGAGTLWDNSETAYGEVAREILLRHDWIVMHLNGQPWFVQPPLYFWIAAAFAHVFGATAFALRLPSALASVAMAGVIAYVLAREAGERAGILGGIILSSALMQAVIGRLAIMDAVLDLAVMTALLMWFRGLETGKDRYYLYGTVAAALGFLAKGPVAPVVALLVILPYAYWSRADVRVPRARAWVLCVAAFLAIVAPWFVALACRAGGASVLVLIGHYTFGRYAGVIENQSGPVWYYVPVLILGFFPWIAFLAPAIAYGTGEARRNRLWRLSFVWIVVPLLFFSFAQTKLPNYVALELPGLAIVTALYFDAVARRGATRWAVVAAAVVPVTIGLFAIAIRLFSHENRLTSAVASAVPPLVGAAAAIFLGSLVTAVLLVRRSTISAAPYALAAATLAAIDVLAVAVLPHAEAFKPVPRLAAVIDRERRPGDVVAIQDVSGSNALVFYTQPGVVMLASPGAPRLRGAREPRRVICGASRVWVVAPRARPVFDPTYGRSRREVAAAAKTALFLYSGARCAPLGAALRFRR, encoded by the coding sequence ATGGAGAAGCCCGTGCGCGCGGCGTTTATCGGTGCGGCCGTCGGCGCGCTCGCCACGCTTCCCGGGCTCGGTGCCGGGACGCTGTGGGACAACAGCGAGACGGCCTATGGAGAAGTAGCACGCGAGATTCTCCTTCGTCACGACTGGATCGTCATGCACCTGAACGGCCAGCCGTGGTTCGTTCAGCCCCCGCTCTACTTTTGGATTGCCGCAGCCTTTGCGCACGTCTTTGGTGCGACGGCCTTTGCGCTGCGACTTCCGTCGGCGCTCGCGAGCGTCGCGATGGCCGGCGTGATTGCCTACGTCTTGGCACGGGAGGCAGGCGAGCGCGCCGGCATCCTCGGCGGGATCATCCTGTCGTCGGCGCTGATGCAAGCGGTCATCGGCAGGCTCGCCATCATGGATGCGGTGCTCGATCTCGCAGTCATGACGGCTTTGCTCATGTGGTTCCGTGGCCTCGAGACCGGTAAAGACCGCTACTATCTCTACGGTACCGTCGCTGCAGCTCTCGGTTTTCTTGCAAAGGGGCCGGTCGCGCCGGTGGTTGCGCTGCTCGTCATTTTGCCGTATGCGTACTGGAGCCGCGCCGACGTGCGCGTTCCGCGCGCGCGCGCGTGGGTTCTGTGCGTCGCTGCCTTCCTCGCGATCGTCGCTCCGTGGTTCGTTGCGCTCGCGTGCCGAGCCGGCGGCGCAAGCGTGCTCGTGCTGATCGGACATTACACGTTCGGGAGATATGCCGGCGTCATCGAGAATCAGTCCGGACCGGTCTGGTACTACGTCCCCGTGCTCATCCTCGGATTCTTCCCGTGGATTGCGTTCTTAGCACCCGCCATTGCCTACGGAACCGGAGAGGCTCGTCGAAATCGCTTGTGGCGCTTGAGCTTCGTATGGATCGTCGTGCCACTGCTCTTCTTTAGCTTCGCGCAGACGAAGCTTCCGAACTACGTCGCCCTCGAGCTGCCCGGCCTCGCTATCGTGACGGCGCTCTACTTCGACGCCGTGGCGCGACGAGGTGCGACGCGTTGGGCGGTCGTCGCTGCCGCCGTCGTTCCGGTGACGATCGGGCTGTTCGCGATTGCGATCCGCCTCTTCTCGCACGAGAACCGCTTGACGTCGGCGGTCGCTTCTGCGGTTCCGCCGCTGGTCGGGGCGGCTGCGGCGATCTTTCTCGGATCGCTTGTGACGGCGGTGCTCCTCGTACGGCGCAGCACCATATCGGCGGCGCCCTACGCGCTGGCCGCAGCCACGCTCGCCGCAATCGACGTGCTCGCGGTCGCGGTGCTTCCACACGCGGAAGCCTTCAAACCGGTTCCGCGCCTCGCCGCGGTGATCGACCGCGAGCGCAGACCGGGCGACGTGGTGGCGATCCAAGACGTCTCCGGGTCGAACGCGCTGGTCTTCTACACGCAGCCGGGTGTCGTGATGCTCGCGTCACCGGGCGCTCCGCGCCTGCGGGGAGCGCGCGAACCCCGGCGGGTGATCTGCGGAGCGTCGCGCGTTTGGGTCGTCGCTCCGCGAGCGCGTCCGGTATTCGACCCCACGTACGGGCGCAGCCGCCGCGAGGTCGCGGCGGCTGCGAAGACCGCGTTGTTTCTCTATAGCGGCGCACGTTGCGCGCCGCTTGGCGCTGCGCTACGCTTCCGCCGCTAA